The following are from one region of the Catenulispora sp. EB89 genome:
- a CDS encoding ABC transporter permease gives MSVVGVATAEPVGNAVAARRRKSRITKSPKIVVGASILLFFVFIAIFGPTLAPHSASWQASNSSAFAQPPSAKFWLGTDRQQHDILSQVLSGGRSTMVIAFVAGIVASILSILFGVTAGYMGGLVDEVLSIIANIFLALPGLLILMVVMKPLPAGDTDNPFLIGSVIALTAWAYGARVLRAQTLALRDQDYVESARIIGERRPRIIVSEILPNLLPILASSFIFTVIYGIGIYVVLSILGIINPAQASWGTMIQNAQGASAMISNDWWWYAPPALCVALLGIGLALLNFGIDEIVNPRVRSRRGSRRGVRFQLGLTPVVRAARPDASANRDSSNRDSSNLDMAAPVLEGES, from the coding sequence ATGTCCGTCGTGGGTGTCGCCACCGCAGAGCCCGTGGGGAACGCCGTCGCCGCCAGGCGGCGCAAGTCCCGCATCACCAAGTCGCCGAAGATCGTCGTCGGCGCCTCGATCCTGCTCTTCTTCGTCTTCATCGCGATCTTCGGGCCGACCCTGGCCCCGCACTCGGCGAGCTGGCAGGCGAGCAACTCCAGCGCCTTCGCGCAGCCGCCGTCGGCGAAGTTCTGGCTCGGCACCGACCGGCAGCAGCACGACATCCTGTCGCAGGTGCTCTCCGGCGGCCGGTCGACGATGGTCATCGCGTTCGTCGCCGGCATCGTCGCCAGCATCCTGTCCATCCTGTTCGGGGTGACGGCCGGGTACATGGGCGGCCTCGTCGACGAGGTGCTGTCCATCATCGCCAACATCTTCCTGGCGCTGCCGGGCCTGCTGATCCTCATGGTCGTGATGAAGCCGCTGCCCGCCGGGGACACCGACAACCCGTTCCTGATCGGGTCTGTCATCGCCCTGACAGCCTGGGCTTACGGCGCGCGCGTGCTGCGAGCGCAGACCCTCGCGCTGCGTGACCAGGACTACGTGGAATCCGCGCGGATCATCGGCGAGCGCCGGCCGCGGATCATCGTCTCGGAGATCCTGCCCAACCTGCTGCCGATCCTGGCCTCGTCGTTCATCTTCACCGTCATCTACGGCATCGGGATCTACGTGGTGCTGTCCATCCTCGGCATCATCAACCCGGCGCAGGCGTCCTGGGGCACGATGATCCAGAACGCCCAGGGCGCCAGCGCGATGATCTCGAACGACTGGTGGTGGTACGCGCCGCCGGCGCTGTGCGTGGCGCTGCTGGGCATCGGGCTGGCGCTGCTGAACTTCGGGATCGACGAGATCGTCAACCCGCGGGTCCGCTCCCGGCGCGGGAGCCGGCGCGGCGTGCGGTTCCAGCTGGGGCTGACGCCGGTGGTGCGGGCCGCGCGGCCGGATGCTTCAGCGAACCGTGATTCGTCGAACCGTGATTCGTCGAACCTTGATATGGCGGCGCCTGTTCTGGAAGGAGAGAGCTGA
- a CDS encoding ABC transporter permease, which translates to MRAILRRLAFYLLAAWSAVTLNFFLPRMLPGSALQAVLSAIRSAPITPDELHALEAEYGSGNKSLLSQYATYISNLFHGDLGTSTSKSVPVTDILGTDLPWTIGLVGVATVIAFVLGTFLGVIAGWRRGGLLDTLLPVATFFQAIPYYILAFLLLMTMGYLWKWFPLGGGYDISRDSTVTPGWNGGFIGSVVDHGFLPVATIVLASIAGWILGMRNVMITTMDEDYVLVAAAKGLPRWRVVWVAARNAILPSISSLALSVSLIVTGSIITEIVFSYPGLGLAMNNATLDADYPLMQGILLCVTFAVLVVNFLADIVYVILDPRARREA; encoded by the coding sequence GTGAGAGCCATTCTGCGCAGGCTCGCGTTCTACCTTCTCGCCGCCTGGTCGGCCGTGACGCTCAACTTCTTCCTGCCCCGAATGCTGCCCGGCAGTGCGCTGCAGGCGGTGCTCAGTGCCATCCGCTCCGCGCCGATCACGCCGGACGAGCTGCATGCGCTCGAGGCCGAGTACGGCTCGGGCAACAAGAGCCTGCTGTCGCAGTACGCGACCTATATCAGCAACCTGTTCCATGGCGATCTGGGTACCTCGACCAGCAAGTCGGTGCCGGTGACCGACATCCTCGGCACGGATCTGCCGTGGACCATCGGGCTGGTCGGTGTCGCCACGGTCATCGCCTTCGTGCTCGGGACGTTCCTGGGCGTGATCGCCGGGTGGCGGCGGGGCGGTCTGCTCGACACGCTGCTGCCGGTCGCGACGTTCTTCCAGGCGATCCCGTACTACATCCTGGCGTTCCTGCTGCTGATGACCATGGGCTATCTGTGGAAGTGGTTCCCGCTCGGCGGGGGCTACGACATCAGCCGCGACTCGACGGTGACGCCCGGGTGGAACGGCGGCTTCATCGGCAGCGTGGTGGACCACGGGTTCCTGCCGGTCGCGACGATCGTGCTGGCCTCCATAGCCGGCTGGATCCTCGGGATGCGCAACGTGATGATCACGACCATGGACGAGGATTACGTCCTGGTCGCCGCCGCCAAGGGGCTGCCCCGGTGGCGGGTGGTGTGGGTGGCGGCGCGCAACGCGATCCTGCCGTCCATCTCGTCGCTGGCGCTGTCCGTGAGCCTCATCGTGACCGGCTCGATCATCACCGAGATCGTCTTCAGCTACCCGGGTCTGGGCCTGGCGATGAACAACGCCACGCTCGACGCCGACTATCCGCTCATGCAGGGCATCCTGCTGTGCGTCACCTTCGCGGTGCTGGTCGTCAACTTCCTGGCCGACATCGTCTACGTGATCCTCGACCCGCGCGCCCGCCGGGAGGCCTGA